One segment of Thermogemmata fonticola DNA contains the following:
- the treS gene encoding maltose alpha-D-glucosyltransferase, with product MPDHFAPLPDDPLWYKDAIIYEAPVKSFRDSIGDGVGDFRGMIEKLDYLQDLGINALWLLPFYPSPLKDDGYDISDYMSVHPMYGTLEDFKDLLREAHRRGIRVITELVINHTSDQHPWFQRARRAPKGSVERDFYVWSDTPEKYKQARIIFKDFETSNWAYDPVAKAYYWHRFYSHQPDLNYDNPAVWEAIFPIVDFWFELGVDGMRLDAIPYLYEREGTSCENLPETHAFLKALRKHVDSKFRNKMFLAEANQWPEDAVAYFGEGDECHTAFHFPLMPRMFMAIRTEDRFPIVDILQQTPPIPENCQWCLFLRNHDELTLEMVTDEERDYMYRAYARDAQARINLGIRRRLAPLLGNNRRRIELMVGLLMSLPGTPVLYYGDEIGMGDNIYLGDRNAVRTPMQWSGDRNAGFSKANPQKLYLPVIIDPEYHYEAVNVEAQQNNPNSLLWWMKRIIDLRKRHKAFGRGSMEFLFPENPKILAYLRRYGEETILVVANLSRFTQHTELHLEAYAGLVPVEMFGRVEFPVISKMPYPVMLGPHGFVWFSLQPRRPATLGLSSLPTRFPEIPVRGNWDRFIRGRQRQSLEAILPDFLAQRRWFTGRRRSINEAAILDVITLTLQDRTIFGCVVEVRYLEGEPEQYLLPLVTASGSEMSQVLEELPHAVVAVLQGDENAVVYDALWDPHFTAALWPLIREQQSLTGGTGKIAGIALPSIAAYPAAAPPPIQSRADQHNTVIQYGERAFLKVFRRLDEGINPEWEVGRFLTERGFPHVPPVLGALEYRRPKSEPLTLAVLHAYVPSQGTAWQYVLNAVGHYLDWVLTSGGVEQPPPRLMRSIVELSDEADLPALLVEAAGPFLDSVRLLGQRVAELHLVLASEEEDPAFRGEPYTPLYQRSIYQSLRTEARRRLQGLQRFLANTDKENSLPEADRHLLQEVLQSQNALLARLQLVASTPLQVQRYRCHGDLHLGQILATGKDFVFVDFEGDPRRTISDRRIKRSLVRDVARMLYSFHQAVQTALVEHNGGSSGGQATVRPDDRQRLEPWCDYWQQWMAALFLRAYRQTAGDAPFVPANLLQWRVLLEAFYLDNALNELQQALDGWEGAKLTTACHGLLCVLRWPEPGK from the coding sequence GTGCCCGATCATTTTGCACCTTTGCCGGACGATCCGCTGTGGTACAAAGATGCGATCATTTACGAAGCCCCGGTCAAATCGTTCCGGGATTCCATCGGCGACGGGGTCGGCGATTTCCGGGGCATGATCGAGAAACTCGATTATCTCCAGGATTTGGGAATCAACGCCCTCTGGCTGCTGCCGTTTTATCCTTCCCCCCTCAAAGATGATGGTTACGACATCTCAGACTACATGTCGGTGCATCCGATGTACGGCACCTTGGAGGATTTCAAGGACCTGCTACGGGAAGCTCACCGCCGGGGTATCCGGGTCATTACGGAGCTAGTCATCAACCACACATCCGATCAGCACCCGTGGTTCCAGCGGGCGCGCCGTGCTCCCAAAGGGAGTGTGGAGCGGGATTTCTACGTCTGGAGCGACACTCCGGAAAAATACAAACAAGCCCGGATCATCTTCAAGGACTTTGAGACATCGAATTGGGCCTACGATCCCGTGGCCAAGGCCTACTACTGGCACCGCTTCTATTCCCATCAGCCGGACCTGAATTACGACAACCCGGCGGTCTGGGAAGCGATCTTCCCGATCGTGGATTTCTGGTTCGAGCTGGGCGTGGATGGGATGCGGCTCGACGCCATCCCCTATCTCTACGAGCGAGAAGGAACCAGTTGCGAGAACCTGCCGGAGACGCACGCTTTTCTCAAGGCTTTGCGCAAACATGTGGACAGCAAGTTTCGCAACAAGATGTTCCTGGCGGAGGCGAATCAGTGGCCTGAAGATGCGGTGGCCTACTTCGGCGAGGGAGATGAATGCCACACCGCCTTCCACTTCCCCTTGATGCCGCGGATGTTCATGGCCATCCGGACGGAAGACCGTTTTCCCATCGTGGACATTTTGCAACAGACCCCCCCGATTCCGGAAAACTGCCAATGGTGCCTGTTCCTGCGCAATCATGACGAATTGACATTGGAGATGGTAACCGACGAAGAGCGGGATTACATGTACCGTGCCTACGCACGGGACGCCCAAGCGCGGATCAATTTGGGGATCCGCCGGCGCTTGGCTCCGCTCTTGGGGAATAACCGCCGCCGGATCGAACTGATGGTCGGGCTGCTAATGTCCCTGCCGGGCACGCCGGTCCTTTATTACGGCGACGAGATCGGCATGGGCGACAACATCTACCTGGGCGACCGCAATGCCGTGCGCACCCCGATGCAGTGGAGCGGCGATCGCAATGCCGGATTCAGCAAGGCCAACCCTCAGAAGCTCTACCTGCCGGTGATCATCGACCCGGAGTATCACTACGAAGCGGTCAACGTGGAAGCCCAACAGAATAATCCCAATTCCTTGCTCTGGTGGATGAAGCGGATCATCGATCTGCGCAAGCGGCACAAGGCGTTTGGCCGGGGCAGCATGGAGTTTCTGTTTCCGGAAAATCCCAAGATTCTCGCCTACCTCCGCCGTTACGGCGAGGAGACGATTCTGGTGGTCGCCAATCTCTCCCGCTTCACCCAGCATACGGAATTGCATCTGGAAGCCTACGCCGGGCTGGTGCCGGTGGAGATGTTCGGCCGGGTGGAGTTCCCGGTGATCAGCAAGATGCCCTATCCGGTGATGCTCGGTCCGCACGGCTTCGTCTGGTTTAGCCTGCAACCCCGCCGCCCGGCGACCTTGGGGTTGAGTAGCTTGCCGACGCGCTTCCCGGAAATTCCAGTGCGCGGCAACTGGGACCGCTTCATCCGCGGGCGGCAACGGCAATCCTTGGAAGCCATCCTGCCTGATTTTCTGGCCCAACGGCGGTGGTTCACAGGCCGGCGGCGCTCAATCAATGAAGCCGCCATCCTGGACGTGATCACCCTCACCCTGCAAGACCGCACCATCTTCGGCTGCGTAGTGGAGGTGCGCTACCTGGAAGGCGAACCGGAACAATATCTCCTTCCCTTGGTGACCGCCTCGGGTTCCGAGATGTCTCAGGTACTGGAAGAACTGCCTCATGCCGTCGTGGCCGTGCTCCAGGGGGATGAAAATGCGGTAGTTTATGACGCCCTCTGGGACCCCCACTTCACGGCGGCGCTATGGCCCCTGATCCGGGAGCAGCAAAGTCTGACCGGCGGGACCGGCAAGATCGCCGGCATCGCGTTGCCCTCCATCGCTGCCTATCCAGCGGCGGCGCCCCCGCCGATCCAGAGCCGAGCGGATCAGCATAACACAGTCATCCAATATGGCGAGCGGGCCTTCCTCAAGGTCTTCCGCCGCTTGGACGAGGGGATCAATCCCGAATGGGAAGTGGGACGGTTTCTAACCGAACGCGGCTTTCCTCACGTCCCACCTGTCCTGGGCGCTTTGGAATACCGCCGGCCCAAGAGCGAACCCCTGACTTTAGCCGTCCTGCATGCCTACGTGCCCAGTCAGGGCACAGCTTGGCAGTACGTCCTCAATGCCGTGGGCCATTACCTGGACTGGGTGCTGACCTCTGGCGGGGTGGAACAGCCCCCGCCCCGACTGATGCGTTCCATTGTTGAGTTGTCGGACGAGGCGGACCTACCGGCCCTGCTAGTGGAAGCCGCGGGACCTTTTCTCGATTCGGTCCGGCTGCTCGGACAACGAGTCGCTGAGCTGCACCTCGTTCTGGCGAGTGAAGAAGAGGACCCCGCCTTCCGCGGCGAACCGTACACGCCGTTGTATCAACGCTCGATTTACCAGTCCCTGCGGACGGAAGCACGGCGCCGACTCCAGGGGCTGCAACGCTTCCTGGCGAATACTGACAAGGAAAACAGCCTGCCGGAAGCGGATCGGCATCTCCTCCAAGAGGTGTTGCAATCGCAAAATGCCTTGCTGGCTCGCTTGCAACTGGTGGCGAGCACCCCATTACAGGTCCAGCGTTACCGCTGCCATGGCGATCTTCACCTGGGCCAGATTCTCGCCACGGGCAAGGATTTCGTGTTCGTCGATTTTGAAGGGGACCCACGGCGGACCATCAGCGATCGCCGCATCAAGCGCTCCCTGGTGCGGGATGTGGCTCGCATGCTCTATTCCTTCCATCAAGCGGTCCAGACCGCCCTCGTCGAGCATAACGGCGGCTCTTCCGGAGGACAAGCCACGGTCCGCCCCGACGATCGCCAACGCCTGGAACCCTGGTGCGACTACTGGCAGCAGTGGATGGCGGCCCTCTTCCTCCGCGCCTACCGGCAAACCGCTGGCGACGCCCCCTTCGTGCCTGCGAATCTGCTCCAATGGCGGGTCTTGCTCGAAGCTTTCTATCTGGACAATGCTTTGAATGAGCTGCAGCAGGCACTCGACGGCTGGGAAGGAGCGAAGCTGACCACCGCCTGCCACGGCTTGCTCTGCGTGTTGCGTTGGCCGGAACCTGGGAAGTGA
- a CDS encoding hybrid sensor histidine kinase/response regulator, producing MEQELRESEARFRSLFEHAADAIVLLDSQGQVVDANPRACQNFGYSREQFRGRHFSHLEIGCLRSEAADDNSLTSECFYRRQDGTVFPAEVRYAWIESNGRRLRMALIRDVTRRRQAEQALREREELLRNILSAIPCGVFWKDRQLRYRGCNEQVAHDHGFRDPAELIGKDDYQIAASRSEADFFRSCDQQVLSTGQPLMHVEENLTRRDGTLRTLLTSKVPWRDAHGQIVGVIGVYQDITERKRLEQQLLQAQKMEAIGRLAGGIAHDFNNLLTIIRGNADLLRSQFGDSADAALEYLDDLRLAADRAAALVRQLLMFSRQSSGQVEIVDVNSVIRGLASMLDRLLGERIRLVVDLSAEPATVLADYSHLEQVIMNLAVNARDAMPDGGVLTLSTRLLPSADIEGPQRWVQLRVSDTGVGMDDAVKERIFEPFFTTKGPDKGTGLGLTTAFGIVQRLGGQIHVDTAPGCGTTFTLTLPWAKGQTVQESRTPLPPALVRQHPRQSGRLLLVEDEDSLRKLARLTLENQGYEVLEAPDGEAALHQIEMQTEKGFDVLVTDLVMPGMDGQELAERLLCRYPRLAIVFMSGYVPEEVQLDTFTDAVFLPKPFTPSDLSRAVLTARQRAAESVPPRTEAVLPSSEGCGMNPHGSPPLERAGPRAEKPDSTLPAVPP from the coding sequence ATGGAGCAGGAATTGCGGGAAAGCGAGGCCCGCTTCCGCAGCCTGTTTGAACATGCTGCCGATGCGATCGTCCTGCTCGATAGCCAAGGCCAGGTTGTGGATGCCAACCCGCGCGCCTGCCAGAACTTCGGCTACAGCCGGGAACAATTCCGCGGCCGCCATTTTTCCCACCTGGAGATCGGCTGCTTACGCTCAGAAGCCGCCGATGACAACAGCTTGACCAGCGAGTGCTTTTACCGGCGCCAGGACGGAACCGTCTTCCCGGCGGAAGTGCGCTATGCCTGGATTGAGTCCAACGGCCGGCGCCTGCGCATGGCTCTCATCCGCGATGTGACCCGCCGCCGTCAGGCCGAACAGGCCCTGCGGGAACGCGAGGAGTTGCTCCGCAACATCCTGTCCGCCATTCCCTGCGGCGTATTCTGGAAGGACCGCCAGCTCCGCTACCGGGGCTGTAATGAACAGGTCGCCCACGATCACGGCTTCCGCGACCCCGCCGAGTTGATCGGCAAGGATGACTACCAGATCGCCGCTTCGCGTTCCGAGGCGGACTTCTTTCGTTCCTGCGATCAGCAAGTGCTGAGTACCGGCCAGCCGCTCATGCATGTCGAGGAAAACCTCACGCGCCGCGATGGCACCCTGCGCACTCTGCTGACCAGCAAAGTGCCCTGGCGCGACGCTCACGGCCAGATCGTCGGCGTCATCGGCGTCTATCAGGACATCACCGAACGCAAGCGTCTGGAACAGCAACTGCTCCAGGCCCAGAAGATGGAGGCAATCGGCCGGCTCGCCGGCGGGATCGCCCATGACTTCAACAATCTGCTGACCATCATCCGCGGGAACGCCGATCTGCTCCGTTCGCAATTCGGCGACAGTGCGGACGCGGCTCTGGAGTACCTGGACGATTTGCGCCTGGCCGCCGATCGGGCCGCGGCCCTGGTCCGTCAGCTCCTCATGTTCAGCCGCCAGTCCAGCGGCCAAGTGGAAATTGTGGATGTCAACAGTGTCATTCGCGGTCTGGCCAGCATGCTCGATCGCCTCTTGGGAGAGCGCATCCGGCTGGTAGTCGATTTGTCGGCGGAACCCGCGACAGTCTTGGCCGACTATAGCCACTTGGAACAGGTCATCATGAATCTGGCGGTCAATGCCCGCGATGCCATGCCGGATGGAGGGGTACTGACCCTGAGCACGCGCTTGCTGCCATCCGCGGACATCGAGGGGCCGCAGCGCTGGGTCCAATTGCGCGTCAGCGACACCGGAGTCGGCATGGACGACGCCGTCAAGGAACGCATCTTTGAGCCATTCTTTACGACGAAAGGACCGGACAAAGGGACAGGATTGGGTCTGACCACCGCCTTTGGCATTGTTCAGCGGTTAGGCGGCCAGATTCACGTCGATACCGCGCCAGGATGCGGAACGACGTTTACCCTGACCTTACCCTGGGCGAAAGGACAGACGGTCCAGGAGAGCCGTACTCCGCTGCCGCCGGCCCTGGTCCGCCAACATCCCCGCCAAAGTGGGCGGCTGCTCCTGGTCGAAGATGAGGATTCGCTCCGCAAACTTGCCCGTCTGACTCTGGAGAATCAGGGATACGAAGTGCTGGAAGCTCCCGATGGCGAGGCGGCCTTGCACCAGATCGAAATGCAGACCGAGAAGGGGTTCGACGTTTTGGTCACCGACTTGGTCATGCCCGGTATGGATGGCCAGGAATTGGCCGAACGCTTGCTCTGCCGCTATCCCCGCTTGGCCATCGTGTTTATGTCTGGCTATGTTCCTGAGGAAGTTCAGCTCGATACTTTCACCGATGCCGTCTTCTTGCCCAAACCGTTCACTCCCTCCGACCTATCCCGTGCGGTCTTGACGGCGCGTCAGCGTGCCGCAGAGTCTGTACCGCCCCGGACTGAGGCAGTCCTGCCCTCCTCCGAGGGCTGTGGCATGAACCCTCACGGCAGTCCGCCTTTGGAACGAGCGGGCCCTCGTGCAGAAAAACCAGACTCCACTCTCCCCGCCGTTCCGCCGTGA
- a CDS encoding PAS domain-containing protein has protein sequence MDSVWIVAVCGVSAFLLLRQGLRRGGSEGDFLRVAGGAIGVVGLWWLAARHLRGDGRWLVHAVLFLIALGLCGALVRLGWREWRRRVRQVQTDDLRRLRLLAHSLAASCDGVMVAEGGRTPGAPLRIVYSNPAFDRLMGYAESEAVGMSPSVLADEEEPTALEAVRHALRGTEMTRL, from the coding sequence ATGGATTCTGTCTGGATAGTGGCGGTCTGCGGAGTGTCCGCTTTCCTCCTCTTGCGGCAAGGTTTGCGGCGCGGGGGAAGCGAAGGCGACTTCCTGCGAGTCGCGGGTGGTGCGATCGGTGTGGTAGGGTTGTGGTGGCTGGCTGCGCGCCATCTTCGCGGCGATGGAAGATGGCTGGTGCACGCGGTGCTCTTCCTGATCGCGTTGGGGTTGTGCGGTGCCCTGGTCCGGCTGGGGTGGCGGGAGTGGCGCCGGCGCGTCCGCCAAGTGCAAACCGACGATCTGCGCCGCCTGCGGTTGTTAGCCCACTCTCTAGCCGCTTCATGCGATGGTGTCATGGTCGCAGAAGGCGGGCGCACGCCGGGAGCACCCCTGCGCATCGTCTACTCCAACCCTGCCTTTGATCGCTTGATGGGCTATGCGGAAAGTGAAGCGGTGGGGATGAGTCCCAGCGTTTTGGCTGACGAAGAGGAACCGACGGCTCTGGAGGCGGTGCGCCACGCCCTGCGGGGAACGGAAATGACCCGCCTGTAA
- a CDS encoding TIGR03960 family B12-binding radical SAM protein: MINTALRDALAAILTRVQTPAQYIGGERNIVVKDHRQVRGKLCLAFPDAYSIGMSHHGLQVLYSIMNNDPQWACERVFTPWVDFEAELRRHRLPLYSLETFTPLREFDLIGFSLQYEVCYTNILTMLDLGGIPHFSEQRSVCDPLIIAGGPGAQNPEVLAPFIDLFVIGDGEESLPWVMDQWMTLKEQALRDGDLSHARRLEMLASLAVQANWVYVPAFYEFDYHADGTIAAFHRLRSDVPLEIVSFVNSRDLDDIPLPTRPVVPFVQTPHDRIAIEIMRGCPHQCRFCQSTVIKRPLRVRSVETIVQAALESYRNTGLNEISLLSLSSSDYPYFEELVQRMHEVFAPLGVNVSLPSLRVNHQLRHVPRLMKGWRQAGLTLAPEVARDDMREQIRKKIKNEDLIEGCRAAFREGIQHVKLYFLCGLPGERTVDLHGIVELAETISAIGKEVTGRYKEVTASVSNFVPKPHTPYQWNGMQSREYFLWVGEYLRRRKRNRFVTIKQHDIETSLLEGILTRGDRRIAPALYKAWQRGARFDGWRECFRPHLWHQTFADLGIDVEFYRSRPRPLTERLPWDHIQVKKGRAYLQKEQERSVLQLQVLAQAVAPNSSPSCGG; the protein is encoded by the coding sequence ATGATCAACACTGCCTTGCGTGATGCGCTAGCGGCGATCCTGACCCGTGTGCAGACCCCCGCCCAGTACATCGGCGGCGAGCGCAACATCGTGGTCAAGGATCACCGCCAGGTCCGCGGCAAACTCTGCTTGGCCTTCCCGGATGCCTACAGCATCGGCATGAGCCATCATGGCTTGCAGGTCCTTTATTCCATCATGAACAACGATCCGCAATGGGCCTGCGAGCGGGTCTTCACTCCCTGGGTGGACTTCGAGGCGGAGTTGCGGCGCCACCGGCTGCCTCTCTATTCGCTGGAGACGTTCACGCCGCTGCGGGAATTCGACCTCATCGGCTTCAGCCTCCAATACGAGGTTTGCTACACGAACATCCTGACGATGTTGGACCTGGGAGGCATCCCCCATTTCAGCGAGCAGCGGAGTGTTTGCGATCCGCTGATCATTGCCGGCGGACCCGGCGCGCAGAACCCGGAAGTCCTCGCTCCCTTCATCGACCTGTTCGTCATCGGCGATGGCGAGGAGTCGTTGCCCTGGGTGATGGACCAGTGGATGACGCTCAAGGAACAGGCCCTGCGGGACGGCGATCTTTCCCATGCCCGGCGCTTAGAGATGTTGGCCAGCCTGGCTGTCCAAGCTAATTGGGTCTATGTTCCCGCCTTCTACGAATTTGACTACCATGCGGACGGCACGATCGCCGCCTTCCACCGCCTCCGCTCCGATGTGCCGCTGGAGATCGTCAGCTTCGTCAATAGCCGCGATCTGGACGACATTCCCTTGCCCACTCGCCCGGTGGTACCTTTCGTCCAGACGCCCCACGACCGCATTGCCATCGAGATCATGCGAGGATGCCCTCACCAGTGCCGCTTCTGTCAATCGACGGTCATCAAGCGGCCCTTGCGGGTGCGCAGTGTCGAAACGATCGTCCAGGCCGCCTTGGAAAGCTATCGCAACACCGGCCTCAACGAGATCAGCCTCCTGTCGCTTTCCAGCAGCGATTATCCCTACTTCGAGGAACTGGTCCAGCGCATGCACGAGGTTTTCGCCCCCTTGGGCGTCAATGTGTCGCTCCCCAGTTTGCGGGTCAACCACCAACTGCGGCATGTGCCTCGGCTGATGAAAGGGTGGCGGCAGGCCGGCCTGACTCTGGCTCCCGAAGTGGCCCGCGATGACATGCGGGAACAAATCCGCAAGAAGATCAAGAACGAAGACCTGATCGAAGGCTGTCGGGCGGCCTTCCGCGAAGGCATCCAACACGTCAAGCTCTACTTCCTCTGCGGTTTGCCGGGGGAAAGGACGGTGGACCTGCACGGCATTGTCGAACTGGCGGAAACCATCAGTGCCATCGGCAAGGAAGTAACGGGCCGGTACAAGGAAGTGACGGCCAGCGTGTCGAACTTCGTTCCCAAACCGCATACGCCGTACCAATGGAACGGGATGCAATCCCGTGAGTATTTTCTCTGGGTCGGGGAGTATCTCCGCCGTCGCAAGCGCAATCGCTTTGTCACTATCAAGCAGCATGACATCGAAACCAGCCTGCTGGAAGGGATTCTCACACGGGGGGATCGCCGGATTGCTCCTGCCCTGTACAAGGCTTGGCAGCGGGGCGCCCGCTTCGATGGCTGGCGCGAATGCTTCCGCCCCCATCTCTGGCACCAGACCTTCGCCGACTTGGGGATCGATGTCGAATTCTACCGTTCGCGGCCCCGGCCTCTGACCGAACGGCTTCCCTGGGACCATATCCAGGTCAAAAAAGGGCGGGCTTACCTGCAAAAGGAACAGGAGCGGAGCGTGCTGCAATTGCAAGTGCTCGCCCAGGCTGTCGCTCCCAATTCCTCCCCTTCCTGCGGCGGCTGA
- a CDS encoding DUF1501 domain-containing protein translates to MHPRWERLQWVTRRHFLGQGSLGLGALALAEISGSWGAAAETARSVGSGASLPAVQPLSPKPPHFPAKAKRVIYLHMSGAPPHLDLLDYKPELVKYDGKDCPEEFIRGKRFAFTSGIPKLLGTRQTFRRAGRAGIWMSDAIRPMHAIADEVTVINSMTTDEFNHAPAELLLFTGFARQGRPSFGSWVCYGLGSESQNLPGFVVLISSGTQPSGGQGCWGSGFLPSVFQGVQCRSKGEPVLYLSDPPGMDRQTRRLGLDALRDLNALQHEELGHPETATRIAQYELAFRMQMAATEAMDISREPAKVLEAYGAVPGSGSFANNCLLARRLAERGVRFIQLFDWGWDFHGTNPNEEIRDGLIRKGTVTAKAVAALIRDLKARGMLDETLVIWGGEFGRTPFREGRTSQSALLGRDHYPDCFSLLLCGGGIKAGYVHGASDDLGFRVARDKVHVHDLQATLLHCLGLDHTRLTFRFQGRDYRLTDVHGHVVREILA, encoded by the coding sequence ATGCATCCGCGATGGGAACGCTTGCAATGGGTGACGCGGCGCCACTTTCTCGGCCAGGGTTCGCTCGGATTGGGAGCTTTGGCCCTGGCGGAGATCAGCGGGAGTTGGGGAGCCGCGGCGGAAACCGCTCGCTCGGTGGGGAGCGGAGCGTCACTGCCAGCAGTGCAACCTCTCTCCCCCAAGCCGCCGCATTTCCCGGCGAAAGCGAAACGGGTCATCTACTTGCACATGTCCGGTGCGCCGCCGCATCTGGACCTGCTCGACTACAAGCCGGAGTTGGTCAAATACGACGGCAAGGACTGCCCGGAGGAGTTTATCCGCGGCAAGCGCTTCGCTTTCACTTCCGGGATTCCCAAGCTGCTGGGGACACGGCAAACCTTCCGGCGGGCGGGCCGGGCCGGCATCTGGATGTCCGATGCCATTCGGCCGATGCACGCGATCGCCGATGAAGTGACCGTCATCAATTCGATGACGACGGACGAGTTCAATCACGCTCCGGCGGAGCTATTGCTTTTCACCGGTTTCGCGCGTCAGGGTCGCCCCAGCTTCGGGTCGTGGGTCTGCTATGGGTTGGGGAGCGAGTCCCAGAATCTGCCGGGGTTCGTGGTCCTCATTTCCAGCGGGACGCAACCGAGCGGCGGGCAGGGCTGCTGGGGCAGCGGCTTTCTTCCCAGTGTCTTCCAGGGGGTGCAATGCCGGAGCAAGGGGGAGCCGGTGCTGTATCTCTCCGACCCGCCCGGCATGGACCGGCAGACGCGCCGCTTGGGCCTGGATGCCCTGCGGGACCTCAACGCCTTGCAGCACGAAGAGCTGGGGCATCCGGAAACGGCCACCCGCATTGCCCAGTATGAGCTGGCCTTTCGCATGCAAATGGCGGCGACCGAAGCGATGGATATTTCGCGCGAGCCGGCCAAAGTCCTGGAAGCCTACGGTGCGGTGCCGGGATCGGGCAGCTTCGCCAACAACTGCCTGCTGGCGCGACGCCTGGCAGAGCGGGGCGTGCGCTTCATCCAGCTTTTCGATTGGGGTTGGGACTTCCACGGTACCAATCCCAACGAAGAAATCCGCGACGGCTTGATCCGCAAGGGGACCGTCACCGCCAAAGCGGTGGCCGCCCTCATCCGCGACCTCAAAGCCCGCGGCATGCTCGACGAGACCCTCGTCATCTGGGGTGGCGAATTCGGGCGGACGCCGTTCCGCGAAGGCCGCACGTCCCAAAGCGCCTTGCTGGGGCGGGACCACTACCCCGATTGCTTCTCCCTGCTCCTCTGCGGCGGGGGGATCAAAGCCGGCTATGTCCACGGGGCCAGTGATGATTTGGGATTCCGTGTCGCCCGCGATAAGGTCCACGTCCACGATCTGCAAGCTACCCTGCTGCACTGCCTGGGTCTGGACCATACCCGCCTGACGTTCCGCTTCCAGGGGCGCGATTACCGTCTCACCGATGTCCACGGCCACGTCGTGCGGGAGATTCTGGCTTAG